The following nucleotide sequence is from Centropristis striata isolate RG_2023a ecotype Rhode Island chromosome 7, C.striata_1.0, whole genome shotgun sequence.
GTTTATCAACAACATTAAGTTTTTGTCTTCTTGTCCCAAAAAGTTCATGGTTTTCTCCAGGATAATGAGGTTACTTTAGGAGTGACATTATTCAGGTCAGTTGGGAGGAGGCTTTGTGAGGGAATGCAAATTCTCAAGTactgcaaagaaagaaaagctggCCTAAAAGAGGAAGTCTTCCTCCAGTTCTCCTTTCACTCGGCTGGTTAAcaatctgtttttctctctgttcacGATGCAGCTTTATGGAGCTCTCATCTTGTTTATGACTCTGTCTGCAGGTAAgaacagatagatagacagacagacagacagacagacagacagacagacagatagatagatagatagatagatagatagatagatagatagatagatagatagacagacagacagagatgggCATTGACTGAACTTTGTGacttaaagaaattaaattagtACAAATGTTTGAAGGTTATCCTAAAAGCTAAAAGGAAAGTGGTGTCAGAATTTGTCTATTAGTTACGAGAGCAGGAAATTAACATATAATTTGTTTCCTGCTTtgcaatatgtaattttatGGTTGTTGTGTGTCAAAGTCGTTCTTCCTGTAGTCTTTACTTGTTAACCTCAGGATGTTGAAAAGAGAGTAAATTACCCCGTACGAGCAGTTTGCAGTCAGTAGCAATGatgatgttataaaacagcagatagTTTGCAGTCAGTAGGCCAACAGCATGCCCTGCTGGCTGCACCAGTTCTTGTTAAATGCCATATTCTGTCTCCATTTCCTCATATTCTGTCCTTCCTCCTTATGTGTTGCAAACTGTTCAGCATGTGGATTACGATGCTACACATGCACAGCCACCGACCCTAAATCCTGCACAGACACCAAATCTTGTTCTGTTCTCTTCAACCGTTGTTTCTCTCTTAGAATAGACGGTAAGTTTACTTTCACATTACAAGTTTCTCTAAATACTACAAACTGAAGTTGTTCCTGAGTGTTTCCCTGATTTCTTTTGCAGGTTATAACATCGTTACCAAGGGCTGCCAAAACAGCTTAGCATGTGTAGATCCCATTGCTTGTTGTGAAGGGAACCTATGTAACAGTGCCATACCAACTGGTCCCAGTGCCATCCTCCTGCTGGTATCCTCAGCCATCTTCACACTCTTCCTCTAAAGctctggatttttgttaattctaCGCTGTACTTTTTCCTGACTTAATTTGTACAACTGAAGAAGAATAAACAACTTCAATAtgacactgcactgcaaaaactcaaTTTCTTTTAGTGATATGATCTTACATTGAGATTTAAAATCTATAGTCTGACTTGTTTGAAGTGTGGATGTAATGATCTAATCCTGACTAGGAAAGGCTGTTTAACATGTCCCCGGTCTTAAATAGCAAACAGCCTGTGATGTTGTGCTAGGTACAAGATATCTGTTACATAACCCCTAATATGCAGAGACATGTTTTAAGATCTGAagtttcaagtaaaaaaatcacatctaATTGTAACATGACATTGTAAACTTATCTTAGGACAAAATATCTATCTTTTGTTCACATGGGTTCACTATTTTCAATCTGTCACGGTGCTGATGAAAATATACGCGATCCCACAAGTCATGgagattcatcctctggggaccatgactATCTGTGTTAAATTTTGTTCCACAAAATGCAGAAGACCAGATCACTGACCAGCTTTGGCCAGCGGGTGGTGCTAGGGGCAAAGTCCAGGGATTGTTTAAGTCATTTGGATTCATTCTCTGGGTACCATCAATATCTCTAACTATACAATAGTTAGTGAAACAttacattcaaattaaaaagctgAACCTTATGGACCTCACGGTGGCACTAGAGAGAAAGCCAGGCGTCATCCTGAGACAACATAAGGGGAACATGACACCCTGACCTCCAAAACTCACTGGATAACATCATTTATAAGTAACTGGCATTTCTAAGCACATGTGTTTTACAAAACACCAAACATATACTGCATGTAGACAGAAAATTCAACAATCAAATTGATCATCATTCACTTCAACACTTAATTATGGTTTGAAGGCATAAAAATGCATTGCTGATGAAAATATGCTCAGAGAATAcaacatttactcaatttaaTGTGACGTCTGGTATAAACCGACCCCCTTTCCAGTCTTCTGTTGAAATATACAGAGACATGGACAGATCATTGGTTTAACAGATAGAGCTACACATACAGGTAATGTTGTCTACCCTCTGCAGCTGACTAACTGACTGATGTTTACTACACAGTTGCCTGTATGAGGTTATCCATTCAGACTCTTAgagatttttttcaggacaattTGAATCgtggtactttttttttctttgagaaaATCTCCAAACCTCTTTTCATCTGGATAACCAAAATGGTTATTGACAAAGCAGGATTATGACAAAGATCTCTCTGTTTATGTAAAAGGTCAGATTTCTTTAATTGCAGTAGTAAAGTAATATTGTAATACACTAGTCAACAAGGTCCAGGACaaagttttcattttattggaagtgttaaaagttttatttcttGTGAGTACCTTCAAGACTTTTGGACCTTTTGGAACCTTCTCTATTAGAGTTGCGAATCAATGAATGATCTGTACAAAGCTGGAAGTATGGTTGCTGCTGATAAAAGTCTTTTTATATacatgaaaatatttatttttcttctgtaaaaaaaagtgagtatTATGTCATCAAtctttttattagtttgtttgtaGAACCTGAAGCCCAAAGACACTCATGCAGCATATAGTTTATTATctaagaacaagaacaagaataGCATTCGTTTTTGTTTGAAGCAATTTGGCAGTGAGAGGATACAGGACTTCGGACGGAGTGGTTAGATTATAAAAGAGCTGACATCATCAGTTCTCCCCTTACATGatagacatttttcactttgacttttcATAGTAGTAAAAGCACAGGTGTGCAGTGTTGTAGTCAGGACCACCTAAACCGAGaccaagtcaataccaagaccACGGTATatcaagaccaagacaagaccaagactttgagggtttCAAATTATATAAGAATCATGTTATTGGTTGTACTCGAAGCAATACAATTGACGCAAAATCACAGTAATGATATTAACAAGTAAATCCAAAAATGCACAGTTGTGGTCTTGACCagtcttgaaataaaatcctgaGTCCACTTTGTcagagaccgagacaagaccgagTAAAAATGCAGTCGATTCAGAGACGAGACCAAGACCGATCTTGTGTACTACAACACTGCAGGTGTGTTTAATAACATTAATGGTTGCTACATTCCATTTCGTGAAGGTCctggtattgtgcatgctggctcaccGGAATAACTTATGGGACACTTGATGCAACTGTGCCATCATTAATGTTATCAGttccacctgtgcttttcccACTATAACATGTCAAAATGGCTGCTGTGAATAAGGTCCATTGAttaaaaatctgtaatttttatGGAGTTGTTGCAGACACAGCTCTGCATCGCAGACATGCCTTTGAGGAGGTCATAGTGGTTacattcagttcagtttttgtgAACAAGTAGCTCCTTCAACTCCTTCTCGATAAAACTATCTCACGGACATTAAGACCACGCCCGCCGATAGGGGGGGGACAAACGGGTCTGCTGTCCCGGGCCCAGGGTAGGGGGGGCCCAGAAGTGGGCCCTCATTAAATtatggaatgattaaaaaaataaaatgaaataggcctatttgtggaaaaaatatgtaatatttattagagttaaaagctttttatttgttttcttcctaATTGTCCTTGAACTAGTGGTCAAGAACCCCCCCCAACACAAAAATGGTTTGGCCACTGATCAAACTTTGATGTTGCCGTTTGATTTGAAGTTTGCTCAAAATGTCCGGTAAACACAAGTCCGGTGCTCAGAaacggaaagaaaagagaagacgagaagaagaaaatggaggccttattttatgaacaaatatttttaaaaaaaggtggtGACGGTGAAGCTGGGACTAGTAAAGTGAACGTAGAGCAAGGTAAGAAACAGCGCAGCCAATGTTTACAGCCTTGTGACGTAACCTAACAAGCTCGCTCTAATGTTAACGTCCATTAGCTTGTATGAAAGCCTGACACAACACATTatctttgacagaaacaaagtTTGGTAGCTCCGTCAGAGAGGATGAGAAAGAGAGGGGAGCGATCCAGCAGCTGTCaggtgacagagagagtgattttgtaatggggtatttgttgggtattatggcaaaaccataatacctatcattgatccgactttactttgagcgtcctgagttcttcctgaacgtctacatatgtttttttaaagaaaaatgaaaaaatagctttcacTTATAATTTGTACGtagattgtaaaataaatatgatatgtcagatgttgctgtataaatacttTGAGGTGAACTACTGCTTGATTTGCATCATTCAAAAGTAATAGATCTGCTACTAAAGatgatttctgtttctgtttttgtttctgtgtttatttacatGACTGAAGTCTTCATGAGTGTCTCTAT
It contains:
- the LOC131975504 gene encoding prostate stem cell antigen-like, with protein sequence MQLYGALILFMTLSAACGLRCYTCTATDPKSCTDTKSCSVLFNRCFSLRIDGYNIVTKGCQNSLACVDPIACCEGNLCNSAIPTGPSAILLLVSSAIFTLFL